A single genomic interval of Burkholderia sp. HI2500 harbors:
- a CDS encoding haloacid dehalogenase type II: MTNPAEIKALVFDVFGTIVDWRSGVARGAAAFLDRYAPALDPLEFADAWRAEYSPSMEEIRSGRRRYVRLDVLHRENLVRTLDRYGIDDVPDADIDALNLAWHSLDPWPDAVAALQRLKRRFIIAPLSNGNIRLMVDVAKRAGLPWDAILGAEVVRAYKPSPQVYSDTVEILGVEPAELCLVAAHNGDLAAARRQGLSTAFVLRPTEHGPGQTTDLKADDAWDFDVRDLNELADRLECPG, from the coding sequence ATGACGAACCCTGCCGAAATCAAGGCGCTCGTTTTCGATGTCTTCGGAACGATCGTCGACTGGAGAAGCGGCGTCGCACGCGGCGCCGCCGCGTTCCTCGACCGCTATGCCCCCGCGCTCGACCCGCTCGAATTCGCCGATGCATGGCGGGCCGAATATTCGCCGTCGATGGAAGAAATCCGCAGCGGACGCCGCCGCTACGTGCGGCTCGACGTCCTGCACCGCGAGAACCTGGTCCGCACGCTCGACCGCTACGGGATCGACGACGTGCCCGACGCCGACATCGACGCGCTCAACCTCGCGTGGCACAGCCTCGACCCGTGGCCCGACGCCGTCGCGGCGCTGCAACGGCTGAAGCGACGCTTCATCATCGCGCCGCTGTCGAACGGCAACATCCGGTTGATGGTCGACGTCGCGAAACGCGCGGGGCTGCCGTGGGATGCGATTCTCGGTGCGGAGGTGGTTCGCGCGTACAAGCCGTCGCCGCAGGTCTACAGCGATACGGTCGAGATTCTCGGCGTCGAACCGGCCGAGCTGTGCCTGGTCGCCGCGCACAACGGCGATCTCGCGGCCGCGCGCCGGCAGGGGCTGTCGACCGCGTTCGTGCTGCGGCCGACCGAGCACGGGCCCGGCCAGACGACCGACCTGAAAGCCGATGATGCGTGGGACTTCGACGTCAGGGATCTGAACGAACTCGCGGACCGGCTCGAGTGCCCGGGTTGA
- a CDS encoding SRPBCC family protein, which produces MEIHSQWTFDCRPEHVWPHFLHARMDDTRPLLFRLGVPKPVSCRVLEGVPAVGNTRQCTTDRGTIDQRILVLDEPRRLRYRMVASTVWCRDWVGLLEDEFTLTPIEGGRTRVERRTVFSARGLFKPVRQIGLWFALQQAHRYAARNWRRLAMAAQGQAAEMAPAR; this is translated from the coding sequence GTGGAAATTCATTCGCAGTGGACGTTCGATTGCCGGCCCGAGCATGTCTGGCCGCATTTTCTCCATGCCCGGATGGACGACACGCGGCCGTTGCTGTTCCGCCTCGGCGTGCCGAAGCCGGTCAGTTGCCGCGTGCTCGAAGGCGTGCCGGCCGTCGGCAACACGCGGCAGTGCACGACCGATCGCGGCACCATCGACCAGCGGATTCTCGTGCTCGACGAGCCTCGCCGGCTGCGTTACCGGATGGTCGCGTCGACGGTGTGGTGCCGCGACTGGGTCGGCCTGCTCGAGGACGAATTCACGCTGACGCCGATCGAGGGCGGCAGGACCCGCGTCGAACGGCGCACCGTGTTCAGCGCACGCGGCCTCTTCAAGCCGGTTCGGCAGATCGGGTTGTGGTTCGCGTTGCAGCAGGCGCACCGGTATGCGGCCCGCAACTGGCGGCGCCTCGCGATGGCGGCGCAGGGGCAGGCGGCCGAGATGGCGCCGGCGCGCTAG
- a CDS encoding restriction endonuclease: MDLLNGASVKVRTEIAVDEKTSTTEQGRLLEDLGREVLETQNHSVIQEIRLTGAEVDLLATHKNTGEKVFVECKAYRDKTISAEVLAKLLGNVDIQDVQAGWLMTTSELGKDAKGIIEKRQSRPPEERRRLQVYTSEQMAQLLIQSGRCVDPRAINLPQEYRYSEEVTLLISNVGRFWAIPIVHASAGIPQKVAYFHAEDGALVTDGKVLDSLAKVNSTFESLEVIRELTSKRLSKLVSSVDVIKDEFDNIVPVPMAVDWSDYRPARPVDFVGREMAQNDAMNFFDSVRRGTASSRLIAIKSPSGWGKSSFLNKLRERCRDKNKGSRFYLYPVDCRTAVSGRYAELALKKCFDSAIEDGFFEFDEPVTFGSSSGVFSEASIRRALEVLKSEQKIIILFFDQFEEVTTKVELEDLFGSVQSLSYAVDALAENVVLGFSWKTDGTVPQDHPAYHTWHNLADRRYEIELSPFSAAEVTNALNKFSKQLKNPINAQLKRMLSDHCQGYPWLLKKLCIHVFQVLVKGNAAQSDILNKALNVEELFKKDLSGLNANEHACLRRIALESPAEFFQIENTFDGDTVKRLIDKRLIIRNATKLILYWDIFRDYVLTERVPFIPIRYIPRTHVSSYKQALQALLEKRRITQSTLERRLKIGAGTADNVARDLVMIGNAERLRKEGKIELLQDGEAAVCGAIHRFLLNHEVLRRLVVVHGPGFKVSESQIAEIMKDVFLGSDFAEKTWLTYTKLFVRWLEAFKLISTSVDNVEHTPDIPIPKRLAEVVSQPRRSRSRIFIGEAPPQRVLDFISRLQKGETPSATDRNSLYVLRALNLIPAANVLSFIENPPRHGVEKWLASKVAVQPTITAVWRALDERPETSPVHLGEFVAVLRGSKLSDASKLRYGTSLQVWLRWAQQILG; this comes from the coding sequence ATGGACTTACTTAACGGGGCGAGCGTGAAGGTACGAACAGAGATCGCTGTAGATGAAAAGACTTCCACTACAGAACAAGGACGGCTTCTCGAAGACTTAGGGCGAGAGGTTTTGGAGACGCAGAACCACAGTGTCATCCAAGAAATTCGTTTAACGGGCGCTGAAGTTGATTTGTTGGCTACGCACAAAAACACTGGTGAAAAGGTGTTTGTTGAATGTAAAGCGTATCGGGACAAAACAATTAGCGCCGAAGTGCTTGCTAAATTGCTCGGTAATGTCGATATCCAGGATGTGCAGGCCGGATGGTTGATGACAACTTCCGAGCTCGGGAAGGATGCTAAAGGCATCATTGAGAAGAGGCAATCGCGCCCTCCAGAGGAGCGACGACGTCTTCAGGTGTACACATCTGAACAAATGGCTCAATTGCTTATACAAAGTGGGCGTTGCGTTGATCCTCGAGCGATTAATCTTCCTCAGGAGTATCGGTACTCGGAAGAAGTAACGCTCCTCATTTCAAATGTCGGTAGATTTTGGGCCATTCCGATCGTCCATGCTTCTGCCGGAATTCCGCAGAAAGTTGCCTATTTCCATGCTGAAGATGGGGCTTTGGTGACTGATGGGAAGGTTCTTGATTCGCTTGCGAAGGTAAATTCAACTTTCGAGAGTTTGGAGGTTATTCGAGAACTTACTTCGAAGCGTCTGTCTAAACTCGTTTCAAGCGTTGATGTTATTAAGGATGAGTTTGATAATATAGTTCCGGTCCCGATGGCCGTTGATTGGTCGGACTACAGGCCTGCGCGCCCTGTTGATTTTGTTGGGCGGGAGATGGCACAAAATGATGCGATGAATTTCTTTGATTCCGTTCGTCGAGGAACGGCGTCAAGCCGATTGATTGCTATAAAGTCTCCGTCGGGTTGGGGGAAGAGCTCATTTTTAAATAAGTTGCGTGAAAGGTGTCGTGATAAAAACAAAGGGAGTAGGTTTTATCTTTATCCCGTTGATTGTCGTACTGCGGTATCGGGTCGCTACGCTGAATTGGCGTTAAAAAAATGTTTTGATAGCGCCATCGAGGATGGTTTTTTTGAGTTTGATGAGCCGGTGACTTTTGGTAGTTCTTCTGGTGTTTTTTCTGAGGCGTCAATTCGGCGTGCACTGGAGGTTCTTAAGTCCGAGCAAAAAATAATTATATTGTTTTTTGATCAGTTCGAGGAGGTTACGACTAAAGTTGAGCTCGAGGATTTGTTTGGAAGTGTGCAAAGTCTAAGCTATGCCGTTGATGCGCTGGCGGAGAATGTTGTTCTTGGCTTCTCATGGAAGACCGATGGGACTGTCCCGCAAGATCATCCGGCATACCATACGTGGCATAATTTGGCAGATCGACGGTACGAAATTGAGCTCTCTCCATTCAGTGCGGCCGAGGTTACGAACGCGTTGAATAAATTTTCAAAACAACTGAAAAATCCTATTAATGCGCAGTTGAAAAGGATGCTCTCGGATCATTGTCAGGGCTATCCGTGGCTATTGAAAAAACTGTGCATCCATGTGTTTCAGGTGCTGGTAAAGGGAAATGCGGCTCAGTCCGATATTTTGAATAAAGCTCTAAATGTCGAGGAGCTTTTTAAAAAGGATTTGTCGGGGCTTAATGCAAATGAGCATGCCTGTTTGAGAAGAATTGCTCTCGAGTCACCTGCTGAGTTTTTTCAGATAGAGAATACATTTGATGGCGATACTGTAAAGCGGCTGATCGACAAGCGGTTAATTATAAGAAATGCAACAAAATTAATACTTTATTGGGATATTTTTCGTGATTATGTTTTGACGGAGCGGGTTCCTTTTATTCCAATTAGGTATATTCCGAGAACGCATGTTTCGTCATACAAGCAGGCGCTGCAGGCTCTTCTTGAGAAGAGGAGAATTACTCAATCAACTCTTGAGCGACGACTGAAGATTGGTGCAGGGACGGCTGATAACGTCGCACGCGATTTGGTGATGATTGGAAATGCTGAACGTCTCAGGAAGGAGGGGAAAATTGAGTTGCTTCAAGATGGCGAGGCTGCTGTATGTGGGGCTATTCATCGATTTCTTCTTAATCATGAAGTACTGAGGCGGCTCGTTGTGGTACATGGTCCGGGATTTAAGGTGAGCGAGTCTCAGATTGCGGAAATAATGAAGGACGTATTTCTGGGGTCTGATTTTGCGGAAAAAACATGGCTTACATACACGAAATTATTTGTAAGATGGCTCGAGGCTTTTAAGCTTATAAGTACTAGTGTTGATAATGTTGAGCACACGCCTGATATTCCAATCCCAAAGCGTCTTGCGGAGGTTGTTTCTCAGCCTCGAAGAAGTCGTTCTCGTATTTTTATTGGTGAGGCGCCACCTCAGAGAGTGCTTGATTTTATTTCTCGTTTGCAAAAAGGAGAAACTCCGTCTGCTACCGATCGTAATTCCTTGTATGTTCTGCGTGCTTTGAATTTAATACCGGCGGCGAATGTTCTTTCATTTATTGAGAATCCGCCGCGCCATGGTGTGGAAAAGTGGCTTGCATCGAAGGTCGCTGTTCAACCAACGATTACGGCGGTTTGGCGTGCTCTTGATGAGCGGCCGGAAACGTCGCCTGTTCATCTCGGCGAGTTCGTCGCGGTATTGCGAGGGAGCAAACTATCAGATGCGTCGAAACTGCGTTATGGCACTTCGCTTCAGGTTTGGCTTCGTTGGGCTCAGCAGATTTTGGGCTAA
- a CDS encoding LysR family transcriptional regulator: MRHATEPVSGNLNWDDLRFFLEVARTQRASGAAKRLGVDYTTVARRIRALEAAMGTLLFDKSRSGGFTLTAEGQRLVAYADAMETTVQSACDQVANTGEALSGHVRIGSTEGFGCFFLAPQLAQFRAEHPHVTVDLLPVPHFVNLPKREADLAITLERPERGPYVVTKLCDYQLRLYATRDYLANHDPITCTDDLARHAFISYVDDLAFSNELLYLDRAVPGATAGLRTTSVIAQYFAALQGGGLAILPCFMAATQPALVPVLPDDVVVTRCFWLTCREDLRKLRRVTALWDYLRAAADANRALLSGESGKLRFVGGLNQQISVR; this comes from the coding sequence ATGCGACACGCCACCGAGCCGGTTTCCGGCAACCTGAACTGGGACGACCTGCGCTTTTTCCTCGAAGTCGCGCGCACGCAGCGCGCAAGCGGCGCCGCGAAGCGGCTGGGCGTCGACTACACGACCGTCGCGCGGCGCATCCGCGCGCTCGAGGCCGCGATGGGCACGCTGCTGTTCGACAAGTCGCGCTCCGGCGGCTTCACGCTAACGGCCGAAGGGCAGCGGCTCGTCGCGTATGCGGACGCGATGGAGACGACCGTGCAGTCCGCGTGCGACCAGGTCGCGAACACGGGCGAGGCGCTGTCGGGCCATGTGCGGATCGGGTCGACGGAAGGGTTCGGCTGCTTTTTTCTCGCGCCGCAGCTCGCGCAGTTTCGCGCCGAGCATCCGCACGTGACGGTCGACCTGCTGCCGGTGCCGCATTTCGTCAACCTGCCCAAGCGCGAGGCCGACCTCGCGATCACGCTCGAGCGGCCCGAGCGCGGGCCTTACGTGGTCACCAAGCTGTGCGACTACCAGTTGCGGCTCTATGCGACGCGCGACTATCTCGCGAACCATGATCCGATCACCTGCACGGACGATCTCGCGCGGCACGCGTTCATCAGCTACGTCGACGATCTCGCGTTCAGCAACGAATTGCTGTACCTGGACCGCGCGGTGCCGGGCGCGACGGCCGGGCTGCGCACGACGAGCGTGATCGCGCAGTATTTCGCGGCGCTGCAGGGCGGCGGCCTGGCGATCCTGCCGTGTTTCATGGCGGCCACGCAGCCGGCGCTGGTGCCGGTGCTGCCGGACGACGTGGTCGTCACGCGGTGCTTCTGGCTGACCTGCCGCGAGGATCTGCGCAAGCTGCGGCGCGTGACCGCGCTGTGGGATTACCTGCGGGCGGCGGCGGACGCGAATCGCGCGCTGCTGTCGGGGGAGTCGGGGAAGCTGAGGTTTGTTGGAGGACTAAACCAACAGATTTCTGTTCGCTGA
- a CDS encoding MFS transporter, producing the protein MQTRSTLDEHATVAAPAPARTAKHYLLAGWASMAGTTIEWYDFFLYGTAAALVFNRIFFPSLDPVVGTLAAFGTFAVGFIGRPMGGIVFGHFGDRIGRKSMLMITLLLMGVPSMIIGLIPSYDRIGYWAAALLIAMRFLQGMAVGGEWGGAVLMAVEHAPKGRKGLFGSLPQTGVGLGLILSSVAMAAVAALPEADMLSWGWRVPFLASIALVGLGWFIRAKVPESPDFEKMQRQGKAEKSPVTAALRRHPREVLTIVGARAAENTWFYMVVTFALAYATQQLQLPKAEMLHAITAGAALSLVTMPLCGHLSDRIGQRRMFAIGLVLMCAFAAPFFMMLGTQQVSYAWWAIVLGLGVVFPILYAPESLLFAQQFPAEIRYSGISLSVQLAGVIGGGFAPMIATSLLKAGGGQPHYVIAYLVGFGVFALMCTALMRPARA; encoded by the coding sequence ATGCAGACCCGATCCACCCTCGATGAGCATGCGACAGTCGCAGCGCCGGCGCCCGCGCGCACCGCGAAGCACTACCTGCTGGCCGGCTGGGCCAGCATGGCCGGCACCACGATCGAGTGGTACGACTTCTTCCTCTACGGCACCGCCGCCGCCCTCGTCTTCAACCGCATCTTCTTCCCGTCGCTGGACCCGGTCGTCGGCACGCTGGCCGCGTTCGGCACGTTCGCGGTCGGCTTCATCGGCCGGCCGATGGGCGGCATCGTGTTCGGCCACTTCGGCGACCGCATCGGCCGCAAGTCGATGCTGATGATCACGCTGCTGCTGATGGGCGTGCCGAGCATGATCATCGGGCTGATCCCGTCGTACGACCGCATCGGCTACTGGGCCGCCGCGCTGCTGATCGCGATGCGCTTCCTGCAGGGGATGGCCGTCGGCGGCGAATGGGGCGGCGCGGTGCTGATGGCCGTCGAACACGCGCCGAAGGGCCGCAAGGGGCTGTTCGGCAGCCTGCCGCAGACGGGCGTCGGGCTCGGCCTGATCCTGTCGTCGGTCGCGATGGCCGCGGTGGCCGCGCTGCCGGAAGCCGACATGCTGTCGTGGGGCTGGCGCGTGCCGTTCCTCGCGAGCATCGCGCTCGTCGGCCTCGGCTGGTTCATCCGCGCGAAGGTGCCCGAGTCGCCCGACTTCGAGAAGATGCAGCGCCAGGGCAAGGCCGAGAAGTCGCCGGTGACGGCCGCGCTGCGCCGCCATCCGCGCGAGGTGCTGACGATCGTCGGCGCGCGCGCCGCCGAGAACACCTGGTTCTACATGGTCGTCACGTTCGCGCTCGCCTACGCGACGCAGCAACTGCAGCTGCCGAAGGCCGAGATGCTGCACGCGATCACGGCCGGCGCGGCGCTGTCGCTCGTCACGATGCCGCTGTGCGGCCACCTGAGCGACCGCATCGGCCAGCGCCGGATGTTCGCGATCGGCCTCGTGCTGATGTGCGCATTCGCCGCGCCGTTCTTCATGATGCTCGGCACGCAGCAGGTGTCGTACGCGTGGTGGGCGATCGTGCTCGGCCTCGGCGTCGTGTTCCCGATCCTCTATGCGCCGGAATCGCTGCTGTTCGCGCAGCAGTTCCCCGCGGAAATCCGCTACAGCGGCATCTCGCTGTCGGTGCAGCTCGCCGGCGTGATCGGCGGCGGCTTCGCGCCGATGATCGCGACGTCGCTGCTCAAGGCCGGCGGCGGCCAGCCGCATTACGTGATCGCGTACCTCGTCGGCTTCGGCGTGTTCGCGCTCATGTGTACCGCGTTGATGCGACCGGCACGCGCGTGA
- a CDS encoding CoA-acylating methylmalonate-semialdehyde dehydrogenase — protein sequence MNAAVPQTTLALPTAKLLIDGAFVESQSAEWGDIVNPATQEVIGRVPFATLEEVDAAIASAQRAFQTWKTTPIGARLRIMLKFQDLVRRNLERIAHTLTAEQGKTLPDAQGDIFRGLEVVEHACSIGTLQQGEFAENVAGGVDTYTLRQPIGVCAGITPFNFPGMIPLWMFPMAIVCGNTFVLKPSEQDPLSTMQLVELAIEAGVPQGVLNVVHGGKTVVDRLCTHPDIKAISFVGSTRVGTHVYNLGSQHGKRVQSMMGAKNHAVVLPDAHREQSINALVGAGFGAAGQRCMATSVVVLVGKARDWLPELVEKAKALKVNAGAEAGTDVGPVVSKAAKERILSLIDEGVKAGAKLELDGRNVKVPGYEQGNFVGPTIFSGVTTDMSIYTEEIFGPVVVVLEADTLDEAIALVNRNPMGNGVGLFTQSGAAARKFQNEIDIGQVGINIPIPVPVPYFSFTGSRGSKLGDLGPYGKQVVQFYTQTKTVTARWFDDDATAGGVNTTIALR from the coding sequence ATGAACGCCGCAGTTCCCCAGACCACCCTCGCCCTGCCCACCGCCAAGCTGCTGATCGACGGCGCATTCGTCGAATCGCAAAGCGCCGAATGGGGCGACATCGTCAACCCGGCGACGCAGGAAGTGATCGGCCGCGTGCCGTTTGCGACGCTCGAGGAGGTCGATGCCGCGATCGCGTCCGCGCAGCGCGCGTTCCAGACCTGGAAGACGACGCCGATCGGCGCGCGGCTGCGCATCATGCTGAAGTTCCAGGATCTCGTGCGCCGCAATCTCGAACGGATCGCGCACACGCTGACGGCCGAGCAAGGCAAGACGCTGCCCGACGCGCAGGGCGACATCTTCCGCGGCCTCGAAGTGGTCGAGCACGCGTGCTCGATCGGCACGCTGCAGCAGGGCGAATTCGCGGAGAACGTCGCGGGCGGCGTCGACACCTACACGCTGCGCCAGCCGATCGGCGTGTGCGCGGGCATCACGCCGTTCAACTTCCCCGGCATGATCCCGCTGTGGATGTTCCCGATGGCGATCGTGTGCGGCAACACGTTCGTGCTGAAGCCGTCGGAGCAGGACCCGCTGTCGACGATGCAGCTCGTCGAACTCGCGATCGAGGCCGGCGTGCCGCAAGGCGTGCTGAACGTCGTGCACGGCGGCAAGACGGTGGTCGACCGCCTCTGCACGCATCCGGACATCAAGGCGATCTCGTTCGTCGGCTCGACGCGGGTCGGCACGCACGTGTACAACCTCGGCAGCCAGCACGGCAAGCGCGTGCAGTCGATGATGGGCGCGAAGAACCACGCGGTCGTGCTGCCCGATGCGCACCGCGAGCAGTCGATCAACGCGCTCGTCGGCGCGGGCTTCGGCGCGGCCGGCCAGCGCTGCATGGCGACGTCGGTCGTCGTGCTGGTCGGCAAGGCACGCGACTGGCTGCCGGAGCTCGTCGAAAAGGCGAAGGCGCTGAAGGTCAATGCGGGCGCGGAAGCCGGCACGGACGTCGGCCCGGTCGTGTCGAAGGCCGCGAAGGAACGCATCCTGTCGCTGATCGACGAAGGCGTGAAGGCCGGCGCGAAACTCGAACTCGACGGCCGCAACGTGAAGGTGCCCGGCTACGAGCAGGGCAACTTCGTCGGCCCGACGATCTTCTCGGGCGTGACGACCGACATGTCGATCTACACGGAAGAAATCTTCGGGCCGGTGGTGGTCGTGCTCGAAGCCGACACGCTCGATGAAGCGATCGCGCTCGTCAACCGCAACCCGATGGGCAACGGCGTGGGCCTGTTCACGCAGAGCGGCGCGGCCGCACGCAAGTTCCAGAACGAGATCGACATCGGCCAGGTCGGCATCAACATCCCGATCCCGGTGCCGGTGCCCTACTTCAGCTTCACCGGCTCGCGTGGCTCGAAGCTCGGCGATCTCGGCCCGTACGGCAAGCAGGTCGTGCAGTTCTATACGCAGACGAAGACGGTCACCGCGCGCTGGTTCGACGACGACGCGACGGCCGGCGGCGTGAACACGACGATCGCGCTGCGCTGA
- the mmsB gene encoding 3-hydroxyisobutyrate dehydrogenase, with product MEIAFIGLGNMGGPMAANLLKAGHALTVFDLDAHAVDVAVRAGATAAGSPREAAARGAIVITMLPAAQHVRAVYLGDDGVLAGARADAALIDCSTIDPGTVRAVAEAAAQRSFPLADAPVSGGTGGALAGTLTFMVGADAALFERIRPVLLDMGRNVVQCGGTGTGQIAKICNNLLLGISMMGVSEAMALGAALGIDPAVLAGIINTSTGRCWSSDAYNPYPGVSDTAPAARGYAGGFAANLMLKDLGLATEAARSAHQPVWMGALAQQLYQSMSQQGLGTLDFSACVKLYEAQPA from the coding sequence ATGGAAATTGCATTCATCGGACTCGGCAACATGGGCGGCCCGATGGCCGCCAACCTGCTGAAAGCCGGCCACGCGCTGACGGTGTTCGACCTCGACGCGCACGCGGTCGACGTCGCGGTGCGCGCCGGCGCGACGGCCGCCGGCTCGCCGCGCGAAGCGGCCGCGCGCGGCGCCATCGTGATCACGATGCTGCCGGCCGCGCAGCACGTGCGTGCGGTCTACCTCGGCGACGACGGCGTGCTGGCCGGCGCACGCGCCGACGCTGCGCTGATCGACTGCAGCACGATCGATCCGGGCACCGTGCGCGCGGTGGCCGAGGCCGCCGCGCAGCGCAGCTTCCCGCTCGCCGACGCGCCCGTGTCGGGCGGCACGGGCGGCGCGCTGGCCGGCACGCTGACCTTCATGGTCGGCGCGGACGCCGCGCTGTTCGAGCGCATCCGCCCCGTGCTGCTCGACATGGGCAGGAACGTCGTGCAGTGCGGCGGCACGGGCACCGGGCAGATCGCGAAGATCTGCAACAACCTGCTGCTCGGGATCTCGATGATGGGCGTATCGGAAGCGATGGCGCTCGGCGCGGCGCTCGGGATCGATCCGGCCGTGCTGGCCGGCATCATCAATACGTCGACCGGCCGCTGCTGGAGCTCGGACGCGTACAACCCGTATCCGGGCGTGAGCGACACCGCGCCGGCCGCGCGCGGCTACGCGGGCGGGTTCGCGGCGAACCTGATGCTGAAGGATCTCGGGCTCGCGACCGAAGCGGCACGCAGCGCCCACCAGCCGGTGTGGATGGGCGCGCTCGCGCAGCAGCTCTATCAGTCGATGAGCCAGCAGGGGCTCGGCACGCTCGACTTCTCCGCGTGCGTGAAGCTGTACGAGGCGCAGCCGGCGTAA